In Kangiella profundi, one DNA window encodes the following:
- a CDS encoding helicase-related protein, with protein MLLDNKNNGYVGEELKKYNFQSSKLSVLSSMFTLYGFNALKEELKKLKSARVLLTSWEDVSLQTLIGGWQEVRLINQLDQKSIAKEFAAWLENKAEVKFCTEEQAGQNLISLESESGSFSIHGSATITPTGLGLVRANNIQMNTGFSDSETTQQLLSMFDGVWNDEVATQDIKQDLIKKINFIASHQPAYFVYYLTLYSIFKDFLTDFDEENIIRSKTGIKDTIVWNKLYKFQKDGVLGAIDKLEKHNGCIIADSVGLGKTFEALAVIKYYELRNDRVLVLCPKKLRENWTVYTINDKRNLLASDRFNFDVLNHTDLTRDKGYSGEINLETVNWGNYDLVVIDESHNFRNSPNKAEGKTRYERLMNDIIRSGVKTKVLMLSATPVNNRMNDLKNQVAFITEGRDNAFYDLGIQNIDSTLRLAQKRFNQWSSEPVESRTTASLLEIMNFDYFKLLDIVTIARSRKHIEKYYGTEEMGDFPYRLPPRNIYADIDLSGEFPPLKELNKTIRMLSLAGYSPLKFVRHAKKGEYARRYDRAVGGGKGVFKQIDREESLIHLMRVNLLKRMESSIRSFRLTVEKLNTQIEHLLQKIEEHEDGSVEELNIEEIHDIELDSPELEPFLIGNKTKVLLQDMDLIRFKQELESDRLFLSNIAGAARKVTVERDAKLEQLKDTISEKILYPLNPNNKKVIVFTAFADTAQYLYNHLSRWIQKEHGLHSALVTGSGTNKTTLTGVGGDLNNILTAFSPISKERDKLDLGQTAEIDLLIATDCISEGQNLQDCDTLINYDIHWNPVRIIQRFGRIDRLGSKNSQIQLINFWPNMELDEYINLEARVSGRMVLLDISATGEENVIDESDNEMNDLEYRRKQLQQLKDSVIDLEDMAGGVSITDLTLNDFRMDLSDYMKRDRESQKGAGVDKLPDLEMAPLGLFSVVPLDEELKDDGFKPGVIFCLKNLKTGKQAVQVDSNYPLAPYFFIYVTDDETIQLNFTQSKKILDLMKRQAFTYSDVVEESTQWFDDVTNKQKDMSHYQRLLAVAIDSIQDKSEEKGVESLFTKGGTVLSASSAQGIEDFMVVSYVVLTEHA; from the coding sequence GTGTTACTTGATAATAAAAATAATGGCTATGTTGGCGAGGAGCTAAAAAAATATAACTTTCAATCTTCTAAGCTTTCGGTTTTATCTAGCATGTTTACTCTTTATGGATTTAATGCATTAAAAGAAGAGTTGAAAAAATTAAAGAGTGCAAGAGTTCTACTGACTTCCTGGGAAGACGTGTCTTTACAAACACTAATCGGTGGATGGCAAGAAGTTAGACTAATTAACCAACTAGACCAAAAAAGTATAGCAAAGGAGTTCGCAGCTTGGTTAGAGAATAAAGCAGAAGTTAAATTCTGTACTGAAGAGCAGGCTGGACAGAATTTAATAAGCTTAGAATCTGAAAGTGGTAGCTTTTCTATCCATGGAAGTGCCACTATAACCCCAACTGGTCTTGGGCTTGTCCGTGCAAATAACATCCAGATGAATACTGGCTTTTCAGACAGTGAAACGACCCAGCAACTTTTAAGTATGTTCGATGGAGTCTGGAACGATGAGGTAGCGACACAAGATATTAAGCAAGACCTTATAAAAAAAATTAATTTTATAGCTTCTCACCAACCAGCATATTTTGTTTACTATCTAACTCTATACAGTATCTTTAAAGACTTTCTTACAGATTTTGATGAAGAAAACATTATCCGGAGCAAGACGGGTATAAAAGACACTATTGTGTGGAATAAACTGTATAAGTTCCAAAAAGATGGTGTTTTAGGTGCTATTGATAAGCTTGAAAAGCATAATGGCTGTATTATTGCGGACAGTGTCGGTCTTGGTAAAACGTTTGAAGCACTTGCTGTTATAAAGTATTACGAACTACGCAATGACCGTGTGCTTGTTTTGTGTCCTAAAAAGTTGCGTGAAAACTGGACTGTCTACACCATTAATGACAAGCGTAATCTGCTTGCCTCTGATCGCTTCAACTTTGATGTTCTGAACCATACAGACTTAACCCGAGATAAGGGTTACTCAGGAGAAATCAACCTGGAAACCGTTAATTGGGGCAATTATGATCTTGTAGTTATTGATGAATCGCATAATTTCCGTAATAGTCCAAACAAAGCAGAAGGAAAAACACGCTATGAGCGGCTAATGAACGATATTATTCGCTCAGGGGTTAAGACTAAAGTGTTAATGCTTTCAGCAACGCCCGTTAATAATCGGATGAATGATTTAAAGAATCAAGTAGCATTTATTACAGAGGGACGAGACAACGCTTTTTATGATCTCGGTATCCAGAATATCGACTCAACGTTAAGATTAGCTCAAAAGCGATTTAATCAATGGTCTAGTGAGCCAGTTGAAAGCAGAACCACTGCTTCTCTTCTTGAAATCATGAACTTTGATTATTTTAAGCTACTAGATATTGTGACTATTGCCCGTTCAAGAAAGCATATTGAAAAATATTACGGTACAGAAGAAATGGGTGATTTTCCATATCGTTTACCACCCAGAAATATTTATGCCGATATAGACCTTTCCGGTGAATTCCCACCTCTTAAAGAGTTAAATAAAACCATTCGTATGCTTTCTTTAGCAGGTTATTCACCCTTAAAGTTTGTAAGGCACGCAAAAAAAGGAGAATATGCAAGGCGTTACGACCGAGCAGTAGGCGGTGGTAAAGGAGTATTTAAACAAATAGACCGTGAAGAAAGTTTGATTCACTTAATGAGGGTCAATCTTCTAAAGCGAATGGAGAGTTCAATCAGATCATTTAGACTTACCGTGGAGAAGCTAAATACCCAAATTGAACATCTTCTTCAAAAAATCGAGGAGCACGAGGACGGAAGTGTCGAAGAACTAAACATTGAAGAAATACATGATATAGAGCTAGATTCCCCTGAGTTGGAGCCTTTTCTAATCGGTAACAAAACGAAAGTATTGTTGCAAGATATGGATTTAATCAGATTTAAACAGGAACTGGAATCCGATCGACTATTCTTATCGAATATAGCTGGAGCTGCTAGAAAAGTGACTGTTGAGCGTGATGCTAAGTTAGAACAGCTTAAAGACACAATTTCAGAAAAAATCCTGTACCCCCTAAATCCCAATAACAAGAAAGTCATTGTTTTTACGGCTTTTGCTGATACAGCTCAGTACCTTTACAATCATTTATCGAGATGGATACAAAAAGAGCATGGCTTACATAGTGCATTAGTGACTGGATCAGGTACGAATAAAACGACCTTAACGGGGGTTGGGGGTGATTTAAACAATATTCTTACTGCATTTTCTCCAATATCGAAAGAAAGAGATAAGCTTGATCTGGGGCAAACTGCAGAAATTGATCTGTTAATAGCTACTGACTGTATAAGTGAAGGCCAGAACCTCCAGGATTGCGATACCCTGATTAACTATGATATTCATTGGAATCCAGTAAGAATCATTCAGCGATTTGGCCGAATTGATCGTCTTGGCTCAAAAAACAGCCAAATTCAGCTGATTAATTTTTGGCCAAACATGGAGCTTGATGAGTACATTAATCTAGAAGCAAGAGTTTCCGGGCGCATGGTATTACTTGATATATCAGCTACCGGAGAGGAAAACGTCATTGATGAAAGCGATAACGAGATGAATGATCTAGAGTATCGCCGAAAACAGCTACAGCAACTCAAAGACTCTGTTATCGACCTTGAAGATATGGCTGGCGGTGTTTCGATTACCGACTTAACCCTGAATGATTTCCGTATGGACCTCTCGGACTACATGAAACGGGACCGTGAGTCGCAAAAAGGGGCTGGTGTCGACAAGTTGCCAGATCTCGAAATGGCTCCATTAGGTTTGTTTTCTGTTGTTCCCCTTGATGAAGAGCTTAAAGACGATGGTTTCAAGCCCGGTGTTATTTTTTGCCTGAAAAACCTCAAGACTGGCAAGCAAGCGGTGCAGGTTGATAGCAATTATCCATTAGCACCTTATTTCTTTATCTATGTCACTGATGATGAGACGATTCAGCTTAACTTTACTCAGAGTAAGAAAATCCTCGATTTAATGAAAAGGCAGGCATTTACCTATAGTGATGTAGTAGAAGAGTCTACACAATGGTTTGATGACGTTACCAACAAGCAAAAAGACATGTCCCATTATCAGCGATTGCTTGCGGTGGCCATTGATAGTATTCAGGATAAAAGCGAAGAAAAGGGCGTAGAAAGCCTGTTTACCAAAGGGGGAACAGTCCTTTCCGCTTCCAGTGCACAGGGGATTGAAGACTTTATGGTTGTGTCCTATGTGGTGTTGACCGAGCATGCTTAA
- a CDS encoding MerR family transcriptional regulator produces MLEPSNNNELPAIPGKRYFTIGEVSDLCAVKPHVLRYWEQEFDQLDPVRRGNRRYYQRDDVLIVRQIRSLLYEHGYTIGGARQCLSESNGEEAPVNKAQIDELIEELEKLKQFLAA; encoded by the coding sequence ATGTTGGAACCGAGCAACAATAACGAATTGCCGGCTATTCCCGGCAAACGCTACTTTACTATTGGGGAAGTAAGCGACCTTTGCGCAGTAAAACCACACGTCCTACGCTACTGGGAACAAGAGTTCGACCAACTGGATCCCGTGCGTCGTGGTAACCGTCGTTACTATCAACGCGATGACGTACTAATCGTTCGCCAAATCCGTTCATTATTGTATGAACACGGTTATACGATTGGCGGAGCCAGACAATGCCTGAGCGAGAGCAACGGCGAAGAAGCTCCGGTCAACAAGGCGCAAATCGATGAGTTAATTGAAGAACTTGAAAAGCTCAAGCAATTCTTAGCAGCCTAA
- a CDS encoding integration host factor subunit alpha — MALTKADMAERLYEELGLNKRESKEIVEAFFEQIRDALEDGYNVKLSGFGNFELRDKAQRPGRNPKTGEEVPISARRVVTFKPGQKLRGKVADYVGTEQQ, encoded by the coding sequence ATGGCACTGACAAAAGCTGACATGGCAGAACGTTTGTACGAAGAGCTGGGGCTCAACAAGCGTGAGTCGAAAGAAATCGTAGAAGCGTTTTTCGAGCAGATCCGTGATGCCCTGGAAGATGGATATAACGTCAAACTTTCCGGCTTCGGAAACTTTGAACTCAGGGACAAGGCACAAAGACCTGGGCGTAACCCTAAAACCGGAGAAGAAGTTCCAATCAGCGCGCGGCGCGTAGTGACCTTCAAGCCTGGACAAAAATTAAGAGGAAAAGTCGCCGACTATGTTGGAACCGAGCAACAATAA
- the pheT gene encoding phenylalanine--tRNA ligase subunit beta, with product MKFSEKWLREWVNPEISTQQLVEKLTMAGLEVDGFEYLGNKFSGVVVGEILEAEQHPDADKLRVCKVSVGPASDEELQIICGAPNARAGIKVAVAMIGAVLPGDFKIKKAKLRGIESQGMLCSSTELEIGEDGDGILELDSQAPLGQDMKDYFDLNDHVIEVDLTPNRGDCLGIRGIAREVGVLTQTAVTEHKPQALTPEISDVLPIKLSAPQACPRYLGRVIKGINPQAKTPDWMVKYIERSGVRSIDPVVDVTNYVLLELGHPMHAFDLKQIEGGIDVRMAKQGEKLTLLDGQEVELTDDTLLIADHNKPLAIAGVMGGEHSGINSQTDNIFLESAYFDPIAIAGRARQYGLHTDASHRYERGVDFELQRTAMERATELLLEIVGGQPGDIIEAVDHDAMPSKRHLRLRRQRIERVVGFPFADDQVQDILTRLGLKLTANADGWDVVVPSFRFDIDNEESLIEELVRVYGYNKIPSRKPQAEMAMFDQPENRVWKNDMRDVLVKRGYQEVITYSFVEPEFQLQLHPGIEPLSLMNPISSEMAVMRTNLLPGLVNTAKFNINRQQNRIRIFELGLRFINSGDTLQQIPTIAGLVCGLRNKESWNTDGEKVDFYDLKGDVEALLQATNKSYDFETLHMDILHPGQAAEIVVDGHAVGYIGKIHPQVQQEIDLDIDAFVFQMDLAPLSERKLPEFKPLSKFPSIRRDLALVVEDSVKAGELLDFIVKNGGKLLTDAHIFDIYKGEHLEPGKKSIALAMTLRHPDKTLEDAEINAVVDKVVSGLAEQYGAVLRN from the coding sequence ATGAAATTCAGTGAAAAGTGGTTAAGAGAGTGGGTAAACCCTGAAATTTCTACTCAACAGCTGGTAGAAAAATTAACAATGGCTGGCCTGGAAGTTGATGGTTTCGAATACTTAGGCAATAAATTCTCAGGTGTTGTGGTTGGCGAGATTCTGGAAGCCGAGCAGCATCCAGATGCGGATAAACTGCGAGTCTGCAAAGTTTCTGTTGGTCCAGCCAGCGACGAAGAGCTACAAATTATCTGCGGTGCGCCGAATGCACGTGCTGGCATCAAAGTCGCGGTAGCCATGATTGGCGCGGTGTTACCGGGCGACTTCAAAATCAAGAAAGCCAAGCTTCGTGGCATTGAGTCGCAAGGCATGTTGTGCTCATCCACCGAGCTAGAAATTGGCGAAGATGGTGACGGTATTCTTGAGCTGGATAGTCAGGCGCCACTCGGTCAGGACATGAAAGACTACTTCGACCTCAATGATCACGTTATTGAAGTCGATCTAACACCAAACCGTGGTGATTGCCTAGGCATTCGTGGTATTGCCCGTGAAGTGGGAGTACTAACGCAAACTGCTGTTACCGAGCACAAGCCACAGGCTTTGACTCCTGAAATCAGCGATGTCTTACCTATTAAGCTTTCTGCACCACAGGCCTGTCCGCGTTATCTTGGTCGAGTTATTAAAGGCATAAACCCGCAGGCGAAAACACCAGACTGGATGGTTAAATACATCGAGCGCTCTGGCGTTCGTTCAATTGATCCGGTTGTAGATGTGACTAACTATGTATTGCTTGAGCTTGGTCACCCGATGCACGCGTTCGACCTTAAACAGATTGAAGGCGGCATTGATGTTCGTATGGCGAAACAGGGCGAGAAGCTGACTCTGCTAGACGGTCAGGAAGTTGAGCTAACTGACGATACCTTATTGATTGCAGATCATAACAAGCCACTAGCTATTGCCGGTGTAATGGGCGGTGAGCATTCAGGCATTAATAGCCAAACCGACAACATCTTCCTCGAAAGCGCTTACTTCGACCCTATTGCGATTGCCGGTCGTGCTCGCCAATATGGCCTGCATACAGATGCATCGCATCGTTATGAGCGCGGGGTAGACTTTGAATTGCAACGTACTGCTATGGAGCGTGCGACTGAGTTATTACTTGAAATTGTCGGTGGTCAGCCAGGCGACATCATCGAAGCCGTTGATCACGACGCCATGCCAAGCAAGCGCCACCTGCGTTTGCGTCGTCAGCGCATCGAACGCGTTGTCGGCTTCCCATTTGCCGATGATCAGGTGCAGGACATCTTAACGCGCCTCGGCCTTAAACTTACCGCCAACGCAGACGGTTGGGACGTCGTTGTGCCGAGCTTCCGTTTCGATATCGACAACGAAGAAAGCTTGATTGAAGAACTGGTTCGCGTCTATGGCTACAACAAGATCCCAAGCCGCAAGCCACAGGCCGAAATGGCCATGTTCGACCAGCCGGAAAACCGCGTCTGGAAAAACGACATGCGCGATGTACTGGTTAAACGCGGCTATCAAGAGGTCATTACCTACAGCTTCGTAGAACCTGAGTTCCAGTTGCAACTGCACCCAGGCATTGAGCCATTGTCGCTGATGAACCCGATTTCCAGCGAAATGGCGGTTATGCGCACTAACTTACTGCCGGGCCTGGTTAACACCGCGAAATTCAACATCAACCGCCAACAGAACCGTATCCGTATCTTCGAACTTGGCTTACGCTTCATTAACTCTGGCGATACCTTGCAGCAGATCCCGACCATTGCCGGTCTGGTCTGCGGCCTGCGTAACAAAGAAAGCTGGAACACCGATGGTGAGAAAGTGGATTTTTATGACCTGAAAGGCGACGTGGAAGCCTTGTTGCAGGCTACTAACAAGTCATACGACTTCGAAACTCTGCACATGGACATTCTTCACCCAGGCCAGGCTGCGGAAATTGTGGTAGACGGTCATGCCGTAGGTTATATCGGTAAAATCCACCCACAGGTTCAGCAGGAAATCGACCTGGATATCGACGCATTCGTGTTCCAGATGGACCTTGCACCGCTTTCTGAGCGTAAATTGCCCGAATTTAAGCCATTATCCAAGTTCCCATCCATTCGACGCGACCTTGCGCTAGTTGTAGAAGATTCTGTGAAGGCGGGCGAATTACTTGATTTTATTGTAAAAAATGGTGGGAAATTACTGACAGATGCCCATATTTTTGATATATACAAGGGTGAGCACTTGGAACCAGGCAAGAAAAGTATTGCATTGGCCATGACACTCCGTCATCCGGACAAGACGCTAGAAGACGCAGAAATCAATGCTGTGGTCGATAAGGTCGTGTCTGGACTTGCTGAGCAATATGGAGCGGTATTAAGAAACTAG
- the pheS gene encoding phenylalanine--tRNA ligase subunit alpha, which yields MVDTQGTSQQDSSLQEIISQAEQEISAVQSIPELEQVKARFVGKKGLITAQMQQMAKLPPEEKPKFGARVNEAKKEVFAIIEAKHKAIKDAEIAKKLASETIDVTLPGRNIQDGGVHPVNRTLHRIESYFAQMGFSVEEGPEVEDNFHNFTALNIPEHHPARAMHDTFYIDAERLLRTHTSPVQIRVMEEQKPPFRIIAPGRVYRCDSDLTHTPMFHQVEGLLVDESTTFVDLKGILDEFLKHFFEKDLAVRFRPSYFPFTEPSAEVDIQCVMCNGDGCRVCSHTGWLEILGCGMVHPKVLEAVGIDSEKYTGFAFGMGVERLTMLRYGVNDLRLFFENDLNFLKQFN from the coding sequence ATGGTCGATACACAGGGTACGAGTCAACAGGACTCCAGTTTACAAGAGATTATTTCGCAGGCTGAACAAGAGATTTCAGCGGTTCAGAGCATTCCTGAGCTAGAGCAGGTCAAAGCCCGATTCGTGGGTAAAAAAGGCCTTATCACAGCACAGATGCAGCAAATGGCAAAACTTCCACCAGAAGAGAAGCCGAAGTTTGGTGCCCGTGTCAACGAAGCAAAAAAAGAAGTGTTCGCCATTATTGAGGCGAAGCACAAAGCGATTAAAGACGCTGAAATTGCCAAGAAACTGGCCAGCGAAACGATAGATGTGACATTGCCTGGTCGCAATATTCAGGACGGTGGTGTGCATCCGGTTAATCGCACCTTACACAGAATTGAATCCTATTTTGCTCAGATGGGCTTCTCAGTTGAAGAAGGTCCAGAAGTGGAAGACAACTTCCATAACTTCACCGCGTTGAATATCCCAGAGCATCACCCGGCGCGCGCCATGCACGATACCTTCTACATTGACGCCGAGCGTTTATTGCGTACGCATACCTCGCCAGTACAGATTCGTGTGATGGAAGAGCAAAAACCACCATTTAGAATCATCGCACCTGGCCGTGTATATCGTTGTGACTCAGACTTGACGCATACCCCAATGTTCCATCAGGTTGAAGGCCTATTAGTAGACGAAAGCACCACGTTCGTGGATTTAAAAGGTATTTTAGACGAATTTCTGAAGCACTTCTTCGAAAAAGATTTGGCTGTTAGATTCCGTCCCTCATACTTCCCATTCACTGAGCCATCGGCAGAAGTGGATATCCAATGTGTGATGTGTAATGGCGATGGTTGCCGTGTCTGTAGCCATACAGGCTGGCTGGAAATCCTTGGTTGCGGCATGGTCCATCCAAAAGTGTTGGAAGCCGTTGGAATCGATAGCGAAAAATATACCGGCTTTGCCTTTGGTATGGGCGTTGAGCGTCTGACCATGTTGCGTTACGGCGTGAACGATTTACGTTTGTTCTTTGAGAACGACTTGAATTTTTTGAAGCAGTTTAATTAA
- the rplT gene encoding 50S ribosomal protein L20, whose protein sequence is MPRVKRGVTAHARHKKILKQAKGYYGARSRVFRVAKQAVIKAGQYAYRDRRQRKRQFRALWIARINAEARVHGLSYSRFINGLKKSNIEVDRKMLAELAVFDKVAFAAFADQAKSALEA, encoded by the coding sequence ATGCCAAGAGTAAAACGTGGTGTGACTGCCCATGCGCGTCACAAGAAAATCTTAAAGCAGGCTAAAGGTTATTATGGTGCACGTAGTCGTGTATTCCGTGTAGCCAAACAAGCTGTTATCAAAGCGGGTCAATATGCATATCGTGACCGTCGTCAGCGTAAACGTCAATTCCGTGCTTTATGGATTGCTCGTATCAATGCTGAAGCTCGTGTACACGGTTTGTCTTATAGCCGTTTTATCAATGGTTTGAAAAAATCAAACATTGAAGTTGATCGTAAAATGCTAGCAGAATTAGCGGTTTTTGATAAAGTAGCATTTGCTGCTTTTGCAGACCAAGCTAAATCTGCCCTTGAAGCTTAA
- the rpmI gene encoding 50S ribosomal protein L35: MPKMKTDRGASKRFKKTASGRYKHKQSHLRHILTKKSTKRKRHLRHAKLVDAADTRSIDRMLPNG; the protein is encoded by the coding sequence ATGCCAAAGATGAAAACTGACCGCGGTGCATCGAAGCGTTTCAAGAAAACTGCTTCTGGCCGTTACAAGCACAAACAATCACACTTGCGTCACATCCTGACCAAGAAATCTACTAAGCGTAAGCGTCATTTACGTCACGCAAAATTAGTTGATGCTGCTGACACACGTTCAATCGATCGTATGTTGCCAAACGGTTAA
- the infC gene encoding translation initiation factor IF-3 gives MRKGDKRSDRQRINEDIRVKEVRLIDATGENVGVVGIKEALAQATEAGLDLVEVSPDANPPVCKVMDFGKFLFEQKKAKAAAKKKQKVTHVKEIKFRPGTDIGDYQVKLRNLIRFLEDGDKAKVTVRFRGREMAHQELGMELLKRVEKDLEEYGAVEHRPSMEGRQMTMVIGPKKKK, from the coding sequence ATCAGAAAAGGTGATAAGCGCTCTGACAGACAGCGCATAAATGAAGATATCCGGGTGAAAGAAGTTCGCCTGATAGACGCCACCGGTGAAAATGTCGGTGTAGTAGGAATCAAAGAAGCCCTGGCGCAAGCTACTGAAGCTGGCCTGGACTTAGTGGAAGTTTCGCCAGATGCGAATCCTCCAGTCTGTAAAGTGATGGATTTCGGTAAGTTCCTTTTTGAGCAGAAGAAAGCGAAAGCTGCTGCTAAGAAAAAGCAAAAAGTAACTCACGTGAAAGAAATCAAGTTTCGCCCAGGGACGGACATAGGAGACTACCAGGTAAAACTACGCAACCTGATACGTTTCCTCGAAGACGGGGACAAGGCGAAAGTAACTGTTCGCTTCCGTGGTCGTGAGATGGCGCACCAAGAACTCGGAATGGAGTTGTTGAAGCGTGTCGAAAAAGACCTGGAAGAATACGGAGCAGTTGAACACCGCCCATCAATGGAAGGTCGTCAGATGACGATGGTGATTGGACCCAAAAAGAAGAAGTAA
- the thrS gene encoding threonine--tRNA ligase, with protein sequence MPVITLPDGSKREFDHAVSVYDVANDIGPGLAKAALAGKVNGQMVDTSFVIENDADLAIITERDEDGLEVIRHSTAHLLAQAVQRLFDNVQVTIGPVIDNGFYYDFATDKPFSEDDLRAIEKEMEKISKENLEVERTEMERDEAVAFFRNMGEEYKAEIIESIPQNETLSLYRQGEFIDLCRGPHVPSTSKLKAFKLMKVAGAYWRGDSNNEMLQRIYGTAWTNKKDLKAYLHRLEEAEKRDHRKIGKALDLFHIQEEAPGMIFWHDKGWTIYKTLEQYIRERLKEHDYQEVKTPQMVDRSLWEKSGHWDKFGDDMFTLKSDERDYAIKPMNCPCHVQIFNVGLKSYRDLPLRMAEFGSCHRNEPSGALHGIMRLRNFVQDDAHIFCTENQIQSEVSKFIEMLYDVYADFGFTDVIVKLSTRPEQRVGSDEVWDKAEAALADALKANNIEFEYQPGEGAFYGPKLEFTLKDCLERHWQCGTIQVDFSMPGRLDAEYVAESGERETPVMLHRAILGSLERFIGILIEEFAGKFPAWLAPTQAVVMNITDKQADFSQKVVESLKNKGFRVNSDLRNEKIGFKIREQTLARVPFLLVVGDREVENNHVAVRTRDGEDLGSMSIEAFAELLEAEVAKRARKAD encoded by the coding sequence ATGCCTGTAATTACATTACCTGATGGAAGTAAGCGTGAATTCGACCACGCAGTTTCAGTTTATGACGTTGCAAACGACATAGGTCCCGGATTAGCCAAAGCTGCATTAGCTGGCAAAGTGAATGGTCAAATGGTAGACACCAGCTTTGTTATCGAAAACGATGCGGATTTAGCAATCATCACCGAACGCGATGAAGATGGCCTCGAGGTCATTCGACACTCAACCGCTCACTTGTTAGCTCAAGCTGTACAGCGTTTGTTTGATAACGTTCAGGTAACCATCGGGCCAGTAATTGATAATGGCTTCTACTACGATTTCGCAACGGACAAGCCATTTAGTGAAGATGACCTGCGTGCCATTGAAAAAGAAATGGAGAAGATCTCAAAAGAGAACTTAGAGGTTGAGCGCACTGAAATGGAGCGTGATGAGGCAGTTGCCTTCTTCCGCAACATGGGCGAAGAGTACAAGGCTGAAATTATCGAGTCGATTCCACAAAACGAAACGCTATCGTTATATCGCCAGGGCGAGTTCATCGACCTGTGCCGTGGCCCACACGTACCCTCGACTTCAAAACTGAAAGCATTCAAGTTGATGAAGGTTGCAGGCGCTTACTGGCGCGGCGACTCTAACAATGAAATGCTTCAGCGCATTTACGGTACGGCCTGGACTAACAAGAAAGATCTGAAAGCCTATTTACACCGCTTGGAAGAAGCGGAAAAGCGCGATCACCGTAAAATCGGAAAGGCTTTGGACCTGTTCCATATTCAGGAAGAAGCACCGGGCATGATCTTCTGGCACGACAAAGGCTGGACGATTTATAAAACCCTTGAGCAGTATATTCGCGAGCGCCTGAAAGAACACGACTATCAGGAAGTGAAAACACCTCAAATGGTGGATCGCTCATTGTGGGAAAAATCAGGACACTGGGATAAGTTCGGCGACGATATGTTTACGCTGAAATCAGACGAGCGTGATTATGCAATCAAGCCAATGAACTGCCCATGCCACGTACAGATTTTTAACGTTGGTCTAAAAAGTTATCGTGACCTGCCATTACGCATGGCTGAGTTTGGTTCTTGCCACCGTAATGAACCATCGGGTGCTTTGCACGGCATCATGCGTCTGCGCAACTTCGTGCAGGACGATGCGCACATTTTCTGTACTGAAAATCAAATTCAGTCGGAAGTGTCGAAGTTCATCGAAATGTTATATGACGTTTACGCTGACTTTGGTTTTACTGACGTTATCGTTAAGTTGTCTACTCGTCCTGAACAGCGTGTGGGTTCGGATGAAGTCTGGGACAAAGCCGAAGCAGCGTTAGCCGATGCTCTGAAAGCTAATAACATTGAATTTGAATACCAGCCAGGCGAGGGCGCCTTCTATGGCCCGAAACTTGAGTTCACCCTAAAAGACTGTCTCGAGCGACACTGGCAATGTGGTACCATTCAGGTTGATTTCTCAATGCCGGGCCGACTGGACGCAGAATATGTGGCCGAAAGCGGCGAGCGCGAAACGCCAGTGATGTTGCACCGCGCGATTTTGGGGTCACTTGAAAGATTCATCGGTATTTTGATTGAAGAATTCGCTGGAAAATTCCCTGCTTGGCTGGCTCCAACTCAGGCTGTTGTCATGAATATTACCGACAAACAGGCTGATTTTAGCCAAAAAGTGGTCGAATCCCTGAAAAATAAAGGATTTAGGGTGAATTCGGACTTGAGAAATGAGAAGATCGGCTTTAAAATTCGCGAGCAGACTCTAGCACGCGTGCCATTCTTGTTAGTGGTCGGTGATAGAGAAGTCGAAAATAACCATGTTGCAGTCCGTACTCGCGACGGCGAAGATTTAGGCAGCATGAGTATTGAAGCCTTTGCTGAGTTGCTAGAAGCAGAAGTTGCGAAGCGAGCCAGAAAGGCTGACTAG